In Daucus carota subsp. sativus chromosome 4, DH1 v3.0, whole genome shotgun sequence, one DNA window encodes the following:
- the LOC108217560 gene encoding uncharacterized protein LOC108217560, whose translation MEHSASDPPPISFSPPTNMGGFPFGFSPQPGVNLPANTHQPRPLGHPPYEEMIRRAIISLNEREGSSRQKIAKYIESEFQVPQSSSHTSELTQELRKMKTYGQVVLVRHSYMLPNSGPPQPPSLPSTGPSVQPFAGPSVQPFAGTPVHSPAAGAYVQSSLAPASAPDGLKRRPGRPPKLQPVFGSSVVTPTTLTQSASPPVGFAAFSPKQLGVPTTNLFGGFTSAASTYQFGAGPNVSTTALVTGPVNNAATLPPVNGPLNGVPTITLPSGPVTNVPVSEPVANAPSTSPVSGPVTNVPSTSLVSGPNNVPATSGLLSNALLTNSVSGPMNHVPATGLVSESNVSSISPLSGHVSNLGPVSDPDALVKLGTSEQIDESAGVEVDSVMVGNGPESTAGPIVASAAEDPAVAQINDGPLLVVSSVPDSVPHNNIGPSTVLGKRGRGRPPKLNGVPKKVWGRPAMYANKKGPRGRPRGRPKPVPTYTMSLRPRGRPRKDPVGAIVTVDQAHAGGNVSGGVMPAAKIHWEPHGNSLGRPTKDVQDAGSLTSEIYLMAYHGLKARIEHYRTRIKSAVSVIQPYLHESAVTALGALQDLEDLANMELLSVPINSQTAVNVQGAPGDDLNTPVNVKDVATENIQSLPLTGEDAQLTFQGRQTDAETAQVTFQSAAEPVQGQQQEPHPLQS comes from the exons ATGGAGCATTCAGCATCAGATCCGCCACCGATTAGTTTTTCACCGCCAACAAATATGGGTGGTTTTCCGTTTGGTTTCTCACCGCAGCCTGGTGTGAACTTGCCTGCTAACACTCATCAGCCTAGACCTCTCGGTCATCCTCCTTATGAAGAG ATGATAAGGAGGGCAATTATCTCTCTGAACGAGAGAGAGGGTTCCAGCAGGCAAAAAATTGCTAAGTACATTGAAAGTGAGTTCCAGGTCCCACAGTCTTCAAGTCACACATCTGAGTTGACTCAAGAGCTGAGGAAAATGAAGACTTATGGTCAAGTGGTTTTAGTCAGACACTCTTACATGCTCCCAAACTCAGGGCCTCCTCAGCCCCCATCTCTACCATCTACTGGGCCTTCTGTCCAACCATTTGCTGGGCCTTCTGTGCAACCGTTTGCTGGGACTCCTGTGCATTCCCCTGCTGCTGGTGCCTATGTGCAATCTTCTCTTGCTCCTGCTTCTGCTCCTGATGGGCTTAAAAGAAGGCCTGGTCGGCCTCCCAAGCTTCAGCCTGTTTTTGGCTCTTCTGTTGTAACTCCAACAACTCTAACACAATCAGCTTCACCTCCTGTGGGCTTTGCTGCTTTTAGTCCCAAGCAATTGGGCGTGCCTACTACTAATCTGTTTGGTGGATTCACTTCTGCTGCTTCTACCTATCAGTTTGGTGCTGGGCCTAATGTTTCAACTACGGCTCTTGTTACTGGGCCTGTGAATAATGCTGCAACATTGCCTCCTGTAAATGGGCCACTGAATGGTGTTCCAACAATCACTCTCCCTAGTGGGCCTGTAACTAATGTGCCTGTTAGTGAGCCTGTGGCTAATGCCCCTTCAACTAGCCCTGTTAGTGGGCCTGTGACTAATGTCCCTTCAACTAGCCTGGTTAGTGGACCTAATAATGTTCCTGCAACTAGTGGACTTCTGAGTAATGCTCTCTTAACAAACTCTGTTAGTGGACCTATGAATCATGTTCCTGCAACAGGCCTTGTTAGTGAGTCTAATGTTTCCTCCATAAGCCCTCTAAGTGGGCATGTGAGTAATTTAGGGCCTGTTTCTGACCCAGATGCCTTGGTTAAGCTGGGGACTAGTGAACAGATTGATGAATCAGCTGGAGTTGAAGTGGATTCTGTGATGGTTGGGAATGGACCTGAATCAACAGCTGGGCCTATTGTTGCTTCGGCTGCTGAAGACCCTGCAGTTGCTCAGATCAATGATGGGCCTCTTCTGGTTGTTTCATCGGTCCCAGACTCAGTACCGCATAACAATATCGGACCATCAACTGTGTTGGGCAAAAGAGGCCGGGGAAGGCCACCAAAGCTAAATGGAGTCCCGAAGAAAGTATGGGGAAGGCCAGCCATGTATGCTAATAAGAAGGGTCCAAGAGGTCGTCCAAGAGGTCGGCCCAAGCCGGTTCCTACTTATACTATGAGCCTACGGCCCAGGGGAAGGCCTAGAAAGGATCCAGTTGGTGCAATAGTTACTGTTGATCAGGCTCATGCAGGTGGTAATGTTAGTGGTGGAGTTATGCCTGCAGCAAAGATTCATTGGGAGCCTCATGGCAATTCTTTGGGCCGCCCAACCAAG GATGTCCAAGATGCTGGGAGTTTAACATCAGAAATATATTTGATGGCGTACCATGGTCTCAAGGCGAGAATTGAACATTAT AGAACCAGAATCAAGTCAGCAGTAAGTGTTATCCAGCCATATCTGCATGAATCAGCAGTCACTGCACTAGGGGCATTGCAAGATCTTGAAGATCTCGCCAACATGGAACTATTAAGTGTACCCATTAATAGTCAAACTGCCGTAAATGTTCAAGGTGCACCAGGTGATGATTTGAACACACCTGTAAATGTCAAAGATGTTGCTACTGAAAACATTCAGAGCCTGCCATTAACTGGTGAAGACGCTCAGTTAACTTTCCAAGGCAGACAAACAGATGCTGAAACTGCCCAAGTCACTTTTCAAAGCGCGGCAGAACCTGTTCAGGGGCAGCAGCAGGAACCTCATCCTCTACAAAGCTAA